A portion of the Pedobacter cryoconitis genome contains these proteins:
- a CDS encoding efflux RND transporter periplasmic adaptor subunit: MHTYKIFTLAAAFGTATLLFSSCTRHDAASKPEDNKFKVTDSLLGSLLVDTVQQASAISQITLTGTIEPDENKVAKIYPMVSGITENVNVLLGDVVSKGQTLASMHSVEVAGYSKDLISAEADLRDTKRTLEATKDLYQSGLASGKDLEQAKSDYQKASAENSRAHSVMSINKSDQRGYLIKAPISGYIVEKNITSNMQVRADNTENLFTIADLSSVYIIVNIYESDITSVQTGYPVQITTLAYPGKVFTGKIDKVYNMIDKDNKLMRARVKISNPGNLLKPQMFANVVVQAKSGENLPVINTRSIVLDNDRNYVVVKEGKSQVRIQPITVSKRVEDRAYISAGLKPGDQIIASRQLFLYESLK, from the coding sequence ATGCATACTTATAAAATATTTACGTTGGCAGCTGCATTTGGTACTGCCACTTTATTATTCTCGTCTTGCACACGTCACGATGCAGCCTCAAAACCTGAAGATAATAAGTTTAAAGTCACAGATAGTTTATTGGGCAGTCTGTTAGTGGATACTGTTCAGCAGGCCAGTGCAATTTCTCAAATCACACTGACCGGGACGATAGAACCTGATGAAAATAAGGTTGCTAAAATTTATCCCATGGTGAGTGGGATCACTGAAAATGTAAATGTGCTGCTGGGAGATGTCGTGAGCAAAGGGCAGACGCTGGCCAGTATGCACAGTGTAGAAGTTGCTGGCTACTCAAAAGACCTGATTAGTGCAGAAGCAGATTTGAGGGATACCAAAAGAACGCTGGAGGCTACAAAAGACTTGTATCAGAGCGGCCTGGCTTCGGGTAAAGATCTGGAACAGGCAAAATCAGACTATCAAAAGGCATCGGCAGAAAATAGCCGGGCACATTCAGTGATGTCAATCAATAAAAGTGATCAGCGTGGTTACCTGATCAAAGCACCGATCAGCGGATATATTGTAGAGAAAAATATCACCAGCAATATGCAGGTGAGAGCTGACAACACAGAGAACCTGTTTACCATTGCTGATCTTTCTTCTGTTTATATCATCGTGAATATTTACGAGTCTGATATCACGAGCGTACAAACGGGTTATCCGGTTCAGATTACTACGCTGGCTTATCCGGGAAAAGTATTTACCGGGAAAATAGATAAAGTGTACAATATGATTGACAAGGACAATAAGTTAATGCGTGCCCGGGTGAAAATCAGCAATCCGGGAAATTTACTGAAACCGCAAATGTTTGCCAATGTAGTGGTACAGGCAAAATCAGGAGAGAACCTGCCGGTGATTAATACCCGTTCAATTGTACTGGATAATGACCGGAATTATGTAGTGGTTAAGGAGGGGAAATCGCAGGTACGTATACAGCCAATTACTGTTTCCAAACGTGTAGAAGACCGTGCCTATATCAGTGCAGGCTTAAAACCCGGTGATCAGATTATTGCGTCAAGACAGCTGTTCCTGTACGAATCTCTGAAATAA